A portion of the Hoylesella buccalis ATCC 35310 genome contains these proteins:
- a CDS encoding YceD family protein — MRDLKPFKIDLKALTDQVATYEFKLDDAYFEAIEAPDIQKGNLSVALSIRRIAGSFELTFHIQGFVIVTCDLCLDEMQQPIDTENKLVAKFGEEYSDDDDLIVVPEREGVLDISWFIYEFIDLSVPIKHVHAPGKCNAVMTKKLQELSATRSSLEDGEKPVNPRWAGLEKLKTIIKD, encoded by the coding sequence ATGCGCGATTTAAAGCCGTTTAAGATTGACTTGAAAGCTTTGACCGATCAGGTTGCGACCTATGAGTTCAAGCTTGACGATGCGTATTTTGAAGCCATCGAGGCTCCTGACATCCAAAAGGGCAATCTTTCTGTCGCACTGTCCATACGCAGGATAGCCGGCAGTTTTGAGCTCACGTTCCATATTCAGGGGTTTGTCATCGTGACCTGTGACTTGTGTCTTGATGAAATGCAACAACCCATCGATACGGAAAATAAGCTCGTGGCGAAATTTGGCGAAGAATACTCAGACGATGATGACCTAATCGTAGTGCCTGAGCGCGAAGGCGTGCTCGACATCTCGTGGTTCATCTATGAATTTATAGATCTCAGCGTCCCCATCAAGCATGTGCATGCACCTGGAAAATGCAATGCTGTGATGACGAAAAAGCTGCAAGAGCTTTCGGCTACCCGAAGTAGTTTGGAGGACGGTGAAAAGCCTGTGAATCCGCGCTGGGCTGGATTAGAAAAATTAAAAACAATAATTAAAGATTAA
- the rpmF gene encoding 50S ribosomal protein L32, which produces MAHPKRRQSKTRTLKRRTHDKAVAPTLAVCPNCGAYYVYHTVCPTCGYYRGKVAIEKEVAE; this is translated from the coding sequence ATGGCACATCCTAAAAGAAGACAGTCGAAGACTCGTACACTGAAAAGAAGAACTCATGATAAGGCTGTAGCTCCTACATTGGCAGTTTGCCCTAACTGTGGTGCATACTATGTTTACCACACTGTTTGTCCTACTTGTGGATATTACAGAGGTAAAGTTGCGATTGAAAAGGAAGTAGCTGAATAA